The genomic interval TGATGATTCGAAAAGAGTACCTTTTTCAAGCTTCTTGACCAACTGTTTGTCTAGCTTAATTGTTTCGCCTTCATGGACGGTATAACGGTATGCGTGAAGATTTATTCTTGTATCCGAGTTGTCACCCGAGTAATTATAGGCGTGTAAACCGACGATGGAACCAAGGAGCATGCACATCAGCACGCCGCAAGCACCTAACCAAGCATATCCTGCAGTTTTACGACCACGAATAGCCAAAACTAAAGTAATCAGGCAGATGAAAATGGTCACTCCTGCACCCCAGAGTGCTACCAGACGTCCCCATGCAGCATAGTCATTATGAGCAATATTCATGATAATGCCGGCAATATAGGTTAATCCAGCAGAGAGGAAAATTGCGCCCCACATGAAGAAACGTAGGGCTGCTCCACCGTCTTCGCGCCTGTGAATAATACGTTCTTGCTCCACATGCTGCACTGGCGCTTGCATAGGAACCGTATAATTAGGAACTGCGTATGCAGGATTGACTGGCGTTCCCATCGGTTGAGATTGAGCAGCACTATTCTGAGCCGGCTGCTGAGCTTGTTGAGCAGATTGATATGAATCAGCCCCGTAAGGCTTCGCTCCATAACCAGCTCCTGCCTGTTGCGTTTGCTGCCAGTTTTGTGGATTTTCCGCTTGATTAACAGCATGTCCAATCAAAACGAAGAACAATCCAACAGTAATCAAGCCCCAGAAAGTAATGGCCGTGCTTAATCCTCCCACAATCAGGAAAATAAGTACTCCTACTACTTCGCCATTACCGCGACCTTGAAT from Alloscardovia omnicolens carries:
- a CDS encoding PspC domain-containing protein codes for the protein MKTNEFFHWIRRSQIVRSDQRWLGGVCAGLANRLGWDVALVRVLVVILTITGAGLFVYPLAWFLLPNMRNEILAESLIQGRGNGEVVGVLIFLIVGGLSTAITFWGLITVGLFFVLIGHAVNQAENPQNWQQTQQAGAGYGAKPYGADSYQSAQQAQQPAQNSAAQSQPMGTPVNPAYAVPNYTVPMQAPVQHVEQERIIHRREDGGAALRFFMWGAIFLSAGLTYIAGIIMNIAHNDYAAWGRLVALWGAGVTIFICLITLVLAIRGRKTAGYAWLGACGVLMCMLLGSIVGLHAYNYSGDNSDTRINLHAYRYTVHEGETIKLDKQLVKKLEKGTLFESSSKFHTPKVTLDMTNWEQVMGKHTWTKYDGTKTESACPTGKFTIGTNSVNLTIRVPRGCTYMSDGGVMGVGWLNESTDWYDKIRDDINNKYATKFRQALREKRDYLKEHNELEEYEDDYNDFDFLDNSDDDWYSEWSQFGDQLGEAGDEIRTLGDQFTDELDARLAKDIELRLNTSSLFGSIAVKEA